A single genomic interval of bacterium harbors:
- a CDS encoding FliA/WhiG family RNA polymerase sigma factor has translation MPKHNNAISQYKATQSPKAKEEEIKKWIPFVRWIANRFALYIPTVIEMEDVISQGIIGLIKAIDSFDPERGVAFKTYAFHRIRGAILDGFRALDWKSAGTEEKIRTLEITYAKLSEKLHRMPTEDEVAAALGITKEKFYKLLEETRTPQLISLDLSQDEDGTSSEESIASKEPGLFSIIQEEERKENLLKMINELPEKSRLLITLYYYEDLTYKEIAKTLDLSESRVCQLHTEIILYFKKVLKKVL, from the coding sequence ATGCCGAAACACAACAACGCTATTTCTCAATATAAGGCGACTCAAAGCCCTAAGGCCAAAGAAGAGGAAATAAAAAAATGGATTCCTTTTGTTCGCTGGATAGCAAACAGGTTTGCCTTATATATACCAACTGTCATAGAAATGGAAGATGTGATATCCCAGGGTATAATAGGATTAATCAAAGCTATAGACAGTTTTGATCCGGAAAGAGGAGTAGCATTCAAAACTTATGCTTTTCATCGAATAAGAGGAGCAATACTTGATGGGTTTAGGGCTTTAGACTGGAAATCCGCGGGCACAGAAGAAAAAATAAGGACTCTTGAAATCACATATGCAAAGTTATCTGAAAAATTACACAGGATGCCAACAGAAGATGAAGTAGCGGCTGCGCTTGGAATAACAAAAGAGAAGTTTTATAAATTATTAGAAGAAACGAGAACGCCTCAATTGATTAGTTTGGATTTATCCCAGGATGAAGACGGGACAAGTTCCGAAGAGTCCATTGCAAGTAAAGAACCTGGATTATTTTCCATTATTCAGGAAGAAGAAAGAAAGGAAAATCTACTTAAAATGATAAACGAGCTACCTGAGAAGTCCCGACTATTAATAACTCTTTATTATTATGAAGATTTAACTTACAAAGAAATCGCCAAAACGCTGGATTTATCGGAATCACGAGTATGTCAGTTACATACAGAAATTATTTTATACTTTAAAAAAGTGCTAAAAAAAGTTCTTTAA